A region from the Mycolicibacterium litorale genome encodes:
- a CDS encoding ATP-dependent Clp protease proteolytic subunit produces MRGGAPGLTLQDSVYERLLAERIIFLGSQVDDDIANRLCAQILLLSAEDPTKDIHLYINSPGGSISAGMAIYDTMVLAPCDVATYAMGMAASMGEFLLAAGTKGKRYALPHARILMHQPLGGITGGAADIAIQAEQFAAIKKEMFRLNAEFTGQTIERIEADSDRDRWFTAQEALEYGFVDHIITSASINDGVAP; encoded by the coding sequence ATGCGTGGCGGGGCGCCGGGCCTCACGCTTCAGGACTCGGTCTACGAGCGGCTGCTCGCCGAGCGCATCATCTTCCTCGGCTCACAGGTGGACGACGACATCGCCAACCGCCTGTGCGCCCAGATCTTGCTGCTCTCGGCGGAGGACCCGACGAAGGACATCCACCTCTACATCAACTCGCCCGGCGGTTCGATCAGCGCCGGCATGGCGATCTACGACACGATGGTGCTGGCACCGTGCGACGTCGCCACGTACGCGATGGGGATGGCGGCATCGATGGGTGAGTTCCTGCTCGCCGCGGGCACCAAGGGAAAGCGCTACGCGCTGCCGCACGCCCGCATCCTGATGCACCAGCCGCTCGGTGGCATCACCGGTGGCGCGGCCGACATCGCGATCCAGGCCGAGCAGTTCGCGGCGATCAAGAAGGAGATGTTCCGCCTCAACGCGGAATTCACCGGACAGACGATCGAGCGCATTGAGGCCGACTCGGACCGCGACCGTTGGTTCACCGCTCAGGAAGCGCTCGAATACGGATTCGTCGACCACATCATCACCAGCGCCAGCATCAACGACGGAGTGGCCCCCTAA